A single Ancylothrix sp. D3o DNA region contains:
- a CDS encoding adenylate/guanylate cyclase domain-containing protein, translated as MPANEDDRLKALERYNILDTPAEEAFDDLTALAAYICGTPVALISLVDANRQWFKSKLGIDATETPRDLAFCAYTILNPNEVLVVSDATQDQRFAGNPLVTSDPNIRFYAGTPLVTPDGFPLGSLCTIDNTPRNLSPEQLEALQRLGRQVISQMELRLNLANLERTLLRQQQVEEKLRASDAQIVNIVEGITDAFFALDRHWRFTYVNQQAAEILKNEPETLFGKVIWEEFPAMVNSTFYHQYYKAVSKQMGVTFEEYYEPLKRWFEVRAFPSLDGISIFFHDITKRKRLEKALLSEKTKTDNLLLNILPKPIAQRLKQEPGLIAERFEEVTILFADLVNFTPFCSNLTATEVVLYLNKIFSVFDMLSERYGLEKIKTMGDSYMVAGGLPIAKLDHAQAIAEMAFEMLHAIEEFNAQENTDLKIRIGINTGPVVAGVIGTKKFIYDLWGDAVNTASRMESQGVIGRIQISPSTYELLRDEYEVEERGFIYVKGKGEMMTYLLVGKK; from the coding sequence GTGCCGGCCAATGAAGACGACCGCCTAAAAGCGCTTGAACGCTATAATATCTTAGACACACCGGCAGAAGAAGCTTTTGATGATTTAACAGCGTTAGCGGCGTATATTTGTGGTACGCCGGTGGCTTTAATTAGTTTAGTGGATGCTAACCGGCAGTGGTTTAAATCAAAACTTGGTATTGATGCCACAGAAACCCCTAGGGATCTTGCTTTTTGTGCTTACACAATTCTCAATCCTAATGAGGTTTTAGTGGTTTCTGATGCCACACAAGATCAGAGATTTGCCGGCAACCCATTAGTAACTTCCGATCCCAATATTCGCTTTTATGCCGGCACTCCTTTAGTAACCCCCGATGGATTCCCTCTTGGATCACTTTGCACGATTGATAATACTCCTCGCAATCTTTCCCCAGAACAATTAGAAGCTTTGCAAAGATTAGGCCGGCAAGTTATCAGTCAAATGGAATTAAGGCTGAATTTAGCCAATTTAGAACGCACCCTCCTACGCCAGCAACAAGTAGAAGAAAAACTGCGAGCTTCGGATGCCCAAATTGTTAACATAGTAGAAGGAATTACCGATGCTTTTTTTGCCCTTGATCGTCATTGGCGTTTTACCTATGTGAACCAACAAGCTGCGGAAATATTGAAAAACGAACCAGAAACTTTGTTTGGAAAAGTTATTTGGGAGGAGTTTCCCGCTATGGTTAATTCCACTTTTTATCATCAATACTATAAAGCGGTTTCTAAACAAATGGGGGTTACATTTGAAGAATACTATGAGCCATTAAAACGCTGGTTTGAAGTTCGGGCCTTCCCCTCCTTAGATGGAATTTCGATTTTTTTTCACGATATTACTAAAAGGAAACGTTTAGAAAAAGCCCTACTTTCTGAAAAGACAAAAACCGATAATTTACTTTTAAATATTTTACCTAAACCCATTGCCCAACGCTTAAAACAGGAACCAGGACTGATTGCAGAACGTTTTGAAGAAGTAACAATTTTATTTGCTGATTTGGTAAATTTTACGCCTTTTTGCAGTAATCTTACGGCCACAGAAGTGGTGCTTTATCTTAACAAAATATTTTCCGTTTTTGATATGTTGAGCGAACGCTATGGCTTGGAAAAAATTAAGACAATGGGCGATAGTTATATGGTGGCTGGCGGTTTGCCAATTGCCAAATTAGATCACGCTCAAGCAATTGCCGAAATGGCATTTGAAATGCTTCATGCGATTGAAGAATTCAATGCTCAAGAAAACACTGATTTAAAAATCAGAATTGGCATAAACACCGGCCCGGTTGTGGCAGGAGTAATTGGCACTAAAAAATTCATTTATGATTTGTGGGGAGATGCAGTGAATACAGCTTCACGGATGGAGTCTCAAGGAGTTATTGGCAGAATTCAGATTAGCCCTTCTACTTATGAATTGTTGCGCGATGAATATGAGGTTGAAGAACGGGGTTTTATTTATGTAAAAGGCAAGGGAGAAATGATGACTTATTTGTTAGTTGGAAAAAAATAA
- a CDS encoding ChaB family protein codes for MEQKHMEDVPSDLQGKLLDGSENIYKAAFSSARRDGLDEDGARSVAWNTVSYAYAQGEDGCWHRKPDVSNISHKSVQSGGN; via the coding sequence ATGGAACAAAAACACATGGAAGACGTGCCCTCAGACTTGCAGGGCAAACTATTAGATGGTTCCGAAAACATCTACAAAGCCGCCTTTAGCAGCGCTCGCAGAGACGGTTTAGATGAAGACGGCGCCCGCTCCGTTGCGTGGAACACCGTATCCTACGCCTACGCTCAAGGAGAAGATGGCTGCTGGCACCGCAAACCAGATGTCAGCAACATTTCGCATAAATCTGTACAGTCTGGCGGAAATTAA
- a CDS encoding amino acid ABC transporter ATP-binding protein: MSNDPLIVFDSLEKNYGSLKVLQGITGSINKGEVVAVIGSSGCGKSTLLRCFNCLETIDGGYLSVAGVDLSHSKLNLTRLRQLRTRVGMVFQQFNLFPHLTVLENLILAPQKVQNKSRHESVQQARVYLEKVGLSEKANFYPEQLSGGQKQRVAIARSLCVNPNIMLFDEPTSALDPELVGEVLRVMQQLAEDGMTMVVVTHEMQFAREVADRVIFLHQGKIEEEGPAREVLNHPESDRLRMFLSRFRAA, translated from the coding sequence ATGTCTAATGATCCTCTTATCGTTTTTGATAGTTTAGAAAAAAACTACGGTTCCCTAAAAGTTTTGCAAGGCATCACCGGCAGTATCAACAAAGGTGAAGTTGTCGCGGTGATTGGTTCCTCTGGATGTGGCAAAAGTACCCTCCTGCGTTGTTTTAATTGCCTAGAAACTATTGATGGGGGTTATCTTTCCGTTGCCGGTGTCGATTTATCCCACTCAAAGCTTAATCTTACTCGACTACGCCAACTCCGCACACGAGTAGGGATGGTGTTTCAACAATTTAATTTATTCCCTCACTTGACTGTTTTAGAAAATTTAATTTTAGCGCCTCAAAAAGTGCAAAATAAATCGCGTCACGAAAGCGTCCAGCAAGCGAGAGTTTATTTAGAAAAAGTGGGATTGTCAGAAAAAGCTAATTTTTATCCTGAACAACTTTCAGGCGGCCAAAAACAACGAGTTGCTATTGCTCGCAGTTTATGCGTCAATCCAAATATTATGTTATTTGATGAACCAACCAGTGCTCTCGATCCTGAATTGGTGGGGGAAGTTTTACGAGTTATGCAGCAATTAGCAGAAGATGGGATGACGATGGTGGTTGTTACCCATGAAATGCAATTTGCCCGCGAGGTTGCTGACAGAGTAATTTTTTTACATCAAGGGAAAATCGAAGAAGAAGGGCCGGCGCGGGAGGTTTTAAATCATCCTGAAAGTGACCGTTTAAGGATGTTTTTAAGCCGGTTTCGGGCTGCGTAA